In Candidatus Deferrimicrobiaceae bacterium, a single window of DNA contains:
- a CDS encoding ferritin family protein — protein MAGGINAWNGLVAEGACEAGLAYFSRASGVEELISLSVALEEGNRAFYERIAKEASGEDSAFFQSLVLAEERHKHTLRELYARSSGREEEPAPPDGMEAGTFLEGGIPLGDALSWARGKPQGEILEFAIAMEANSLDRYIKMGREVGDERSKEVFRSLAREEQAHLVRMTSLLDRLHGKG, from the coding sequence ATGGCGGGAGGGATCAACGCCTGGAACGGCCTCGTGGCGGAAGGGGCGTGCGAGGCGGGGCTTGCGTACTTTTCCCGGGCGTCGGGGGTCGAAGAGCTGATTTCCCTTTCCGTTGCTCTCGAGGAGGGGAACCGGGCCTTTTACGAGCGGATCGCCAAGGAGGCGTCGGGCGAAGACTCCGCATTCTTCCAATCTTTGGTTCTCGCGGAGGAGCGGCACAAGCACACCCTTCGGGAACTTTACGCCCGGTCATCCGGGAGGGAGGAGGAACCCGCGCCGCCGGATGGGATGGAGGCCGGCACGTTCCTGGAGGGGGGGATCCCGTTAGGCGATGCGCTTTCGTGGGCCCGGGGAAAGCCGCAGGGGGAGATCCTCGAATTCGCCATCGCGATGGAGGCGAACTCCCTGGACCGGTATATCAAGATGGGGAGGGAGGTCGGGGACGAACGATCCAAAGAGGTATTCCGGTCGCTCGCCCGGGAGGAGCAAGCCCATCTGGTGCGGATGACATCCCTGTTGGACCGATTGCACGGCAAGGGATGA